The stretch of DNA AAGCAGCGGATTCGTCCCATCCTGATTGAGCGCGTTCAGCCGGCGGTAGACGACGGGCGGTATCCCTGCAAGCGCGAGGTCGGCGATCGTCTCGAGGTCTCCGCCGACATCTTCAAGGAGGGCCACGATCTCCTCGACGCGATGATCCTGTACCGCGCCAGGGACGAGTCGCGCTGGAGCGAGGCGCCCATGCGCCCCGTCGGTAATGATCGATGGTCGGGGCAATTCCGGCTCGAGCGCAACACGCGCTACGCCGTCACCATCGAGGCGTGGACGAATGTCTTCGGCTCCTGGGTGGAGGAGATGGAGCGCCGCACGGCCGCCGGGCAGACCGATCTCGTGAGCGAGCTGCTGGAGGGACGTGAGCTGGTCCGCCGGGCCGCGGCGCATGCCGCGGCGGAAGGGGCGGTGGCGCTCCGCCTCGCGCTCGAGCGCTACGATGCCGCCTCCAGCCAGCAGGCCCGCCTCGACCTGCTCCTCGACCCCGCGCTCCGTCGGGTCGTCTCGCGGGTGCAGGAGCGCAAGGACCGCGCCCGCTACGACCGCGAGCTCGAGGTCGTCGTCGACCGCGTACGCGGGTGCTGGGGCGCCTGGTACGAACTCTTCCCCCGCTCCCAGGGGCTGGTCCCCGGCAGGCACGGCACTTTCGCCGACTGCATCCGGCGCCTCCCGGACATCAAGGGCCTAGGTTTCGACGTCGTGTACCTGCTGCCCATTCACCCGATCGGCCGGACTCACCGCAAAGGGCCGAACAATGCGCTGGAGGCTGGGCCCACGGATCCGGGAAGCCCGTGGGCCATCGGCGGGCCCGAGGGCGGGCACACCGCGGTCCATCCGGAGCTCGGCACGCTCGACGACTTCAGGCGCCTCCTCCAGGCCGCGCATGGGCTCGGCATCGAGATCGCTATCGATCTGGCCATCCAGTGCTCGCCCGACCATCCCTGGGTGCGCGAGCATCCGGAGTGGTTCTACCGGCGTCCCGACGGCACGCTCAAGAACGCCGAGAACCCTCCGAAGAAGTACCAGGACATCTACCCGGTCAATTTCTCGTGCGAGGCCTGGGAATCGCTCTGGGA from Candidatus Rokuibacteriota bacterium encodes:
- a CDS encoding alpha-1,4-glucan--maltose-1-phosphate maltosyltransferase; the encoded protein is MKKQRIRPILIERVQPAVDDGRYPCKREVGDRLEVSADIFKEGHDLLDAMILYRARDESRWSEAPMRPVGNDRWSGQFRLERNTRYAVTIEAWTNVFGSWVEEMERRTAAGQTDLVSELLEGRELVRRAAAHAAAEGAVALRLALERYDAASSQQARLDLLLDPALRRVVSRVQERKDRARYDRELEVVVDRVRGCWGAWYELFPRSQGLVPGRHGTFADCIRRLPDIKGLGFDVVYLLPIHPIGRTHRKGPNNALEAGPTDPGSPWAIGGPEGGHTAVHPELGTLDDFRRLLQAAHGLGIEIAIDLAIQCSPDHPWVREHPEWFYRRPDGTLKNAENPPKKYQDIYPVNFSCEAWESLWDELLRVVLFWVDQGVRIFRVDNPHTKPLEFWEWLIREVQDGHPDVIFLSEAFTRPKVMKALAKAGFSQSYTYFTWRNFKEELTEYFEELTRSEMAEYFRGNLFCNTPDILPEILQRGGPPAFKMRAALAATLSPLWGIYSGFELCEAAPVPGTEEYLDSEKYQIRVRDWDRPGHIKDYVAQLNRIRRENPALQASRNLRFHQADSAHVLFYGRMTETRDNVVLMAVNLDPFAAHEATLHLPLDELGFAADETYEMHELLTDSRALGRGARQTVTLDPQVSPARIYQIERWRRREHDFQYFI